Proteins encoded in a region of the Rhodopirellula halodulae genome:
- a CDS encoding helix-turn-helix domain-containing protein — protein sequence MKKARGAKSFGAVLREKRTAKKITLRKFAEMIGVSATYLSQVEQDHFAPPTADRVTKIAELLGEDSDEWIRLADRVPDDVDVMVRQHPKDMPELMRLATGLSPKQFEIIKEQIRKMKKRGK from the coding sequence ATGAAAAAAGCTCGTGGTGCGAAGTCGTTTGGCGCGGTGCTGCGCGAAAAACGAACGGCGAAGAAGATCACGCTGCGCAAATTCGCGGAAATGATCGGCGTTTCGGCAACGTATTTGTCGCAGGTCGAACAAGATCACTTCGCGCCTCCGACGGCAGATCGTGTCACGAAGATCGCTGAGTTGTTGGGCGAAGATTCCGACGAATGGATTCGGCTGGCCGATCGCGTGCCGGATGACGTGGATGTCATGGTCCGACAACACCCAAAAGACATGCCCGAGCTGATGCGGTTGGCGACGGGGCTTTCACCGAAACAATTTGAAATCATCAAAGAACAGATTCGTAAAATGAAAAAGCGGGGGAAGTGA